Proteins co-encoded in one Centroberyx gerrardi isolate f3 chromosome 18, fCenGer3.hap1.cur.20231027, whole genome shotgun sequence genomic window:
- the zbtb2b gene encoding zinc finger and BTB domain-containing protein 2b, with product MELANHGLILLQQLNAQREFGFLCDCTVAIGDVFFKAHKAVLAAFSNYFRMLFIHQDSDCVRLKAADIQPDIFSYLLNLMYTGKLAPQLIDPARLEQGVRFLHAYPLLQEASQSVYSHPEHSLNLSASLYGIQISDQQVALSARVSTRRQLSSPFDMEQLSSEGKYPSTPAVTAAYTNSPTSKLASSPPEAEASTSGSQPMIEDQKMDLLTTDGSSVSAILHVKPSIMKRSASFRKHYSCHLCRSRFNQRSLLREHLLQHTQALQQTLSEPSDALSPVMPGEQTIPEVEEVLRASKAGLSHSAAATAVEIISDSEQTPVSGGNLDSPRAEGTTSSWGVGGFQSQADTPPPSDIADIDNLESADLDREVKRRKYECSTCGRKFIQKSHWREHMYIHTGKPFKCSACGKSFCRANQAARHVCLNQGADTYTMVDRQSMELCAAGDDSSQMEALFLGSSKPYKCNICETTFSSPNEVIKHLCFTQGALAGLQGPAGAGLLLQRDEFSKDEGSDLSNSGTVLAPIKTEEILVE from the exons ATGGAGTTGGCCAACCATGGTCTTATCCTTCTGCAGCAGCTTAACGCTCAGAGGGAGTTTGGCTTCCTGTGCGACTGCACCGTGGCTATAGGAGATGTCTTCTTCAAAGCCCACAAGGCCGTGCTAGCTGCCTTCTCCAACTACTTCAGAATGCTCTTCATCCACCAGGACAG tgacTGTGTGCGCCTGAAGGCTGCAGATATACAGCCAGATATCTTCAGCTACCTCCTCAACCTGATGTATACAGGCAAACTTGCTCCCCAGTTGATCGACCCTGCACGGCTGGAGCAGGGGGTCAGATTCCTGCATGCCTATCCACTCTTGCAGGAGGCCAGCCAGTCAGTGTATTCACACCCGGAGCACAGCCTCAACCTCTCCGCTTCTCTCTATGGCATCCAGATCTCTGATCAGCAGGTGGCGCTGTCAGCCAGAGTGTCCACTCGACGCCAGCTCTCCTCACCCTTTGACATGGAACAGCTCAGCTCAGAGGGGAAGTATCCGTCCACGCCAGCTGTCACAGCAGCGTACACTAATTCCCCAACGTCCAAGCTAGCTTCCTCACCCCCAGAGGCGGAGGCCTCAACCAGCGGTTCTCAGCCTATGATTGAGGACCAGAAAATGGACTTGCTAACCACAGATGGTTCCTCAGTCAGTGCCATCCTTCATGTGAAACCCAGCATCATGAAGAGGAGTGCCTCCTTCAGGAAGCATTACTCCTGTCATCTGTGTAGGAGCCGCTTCAACCAGAGAAGCCTGCTGAGAGAGCATCTCCTCCAGCACACCCAGGCTCTACAGCAGACCCTGTCTGAGCCCAGCGATGCACTCTCCCCTGTCATGCCTGGAGAACAGACAATACCAGAGGTAGAGGAGGTCCTACGGGCAAGCAAGGCTGGATTAAGTCACTCCGCTGCCGCCACAGCAGTCGAGATAATCAGCGACAGCGAGCAAACACCCGTCTCAGGTGGTAACTTGGACTCTCCCCGAGCGGAGGGGACCACTTCCAgctggggggtgggagggtttCAGTCTCAGGCAGACACACCTCCGCCGTCAGACATTGCGGACATCGACAACCTGGAGAGCGCTGACTTAGACCGCGAAGTCAAGCGGCGAAAGTACGAGTGCTCCACCTGTGGACGTAAGTTCATTCAGAAGAGCCACTGGCGCGAGCACATGTACATCCACACGGGCAAGCCCTTCAAGTGCAGTGCTTGCGGCAAGAGCTTCTGCCGTGCCAACCAGGCGGCCCGCCACGTGTGCCTGAATCAGGGGGCCGATACCTACACCATGGTGGACCGACAGAGCATGGAACTGTGCGCTGCAGGCGACGACAGCAGCCAGATGGAGGCGCTGTTCTTGGGCTCCTCAAAGCCCTACAAGTGTAACATTTGTGAGACCACCTTCTCCAGTCCCAATGAGGTGATCAAACACCTGTGCTTCACGCAAGGGGCGTTAGCGGGGCTGCAGGGGCCCGCAGGGGCAGGGCTGCTGCTCCAGCGTGATGAGTTTTCCAAAGATGAAGGCTCTGATTTGTCCAACTCTGGCACCGTACTAGCACCCATAAAGACTGAGGAGATCCTTGTAGAGTAG
- the dcph1 gene encoding damage-control phosphatase ARMT1 yields MCSNFLPTAKMMATDQAVHGVPPSLSAKVVGSFAYLTVKDRLPTILTKVVDTIHRNKNKFFEEYGEEGVRAEKAAISLLSKLRNELQTDKAILAMSDGLEDADSWNQYLQRQQSLQGDQDSVSWFKSPWLYVECYMYRKVQEALWLNPPISDFDAFNEGKTQSFFESQQAVMALCTYLEGLNKNMEELSENQLFEQLHKLLQVSLWGNKCDLSISAGQENSQKTSPIDSLASLRPLILVDDSNMVWSTLISAQRPGQSGKTTPGRVDIVLDNAGFELVSDLVLADFLVSSGLAREVHFHGKSIPWFVSDVTASDFQWTIRQTMAANHKWMSKSGVQWQSYVKEGVWSYHDHPFWTLPHEFSDMAADAPDLYATLQGADLVLFKGDLNYRKLTGDRDWEHTVGFDTALRGFGPSPLCSLRTLKANVQVGLQPGQGEKLSAQDPDWMTSGKYAVIQFYSPHAEQ; encoded by the exons ATGTGCTCCAACTTCCTTCCTACTGCCAAAATGATGGCGACTGACCAAGCTGTGCACGGAGTTCCTCCTTCCCTGTCTGCCAAAGTGGTTGG GTCATTTGCTTATTTGACAGTGAAAGACAGATTGCCGACCATCCTGACGAAAGTTGTAGACACAATCCATCGcaacaaaaacaagttttttGAAGAGTATGGAGAG GAGGGTGTCCGGGCAGAAAAGGCGGCAATTTCTCTACTGTCCAAGCTGAGGAATGAGCTGCAGACCGACAAGGCAATCCTGGCCATGTCAGACGGCCTGGAAGACGCAGACTCCTGGAACCAGTACCTGCAGAGACAGCAGAGCCTGCAAGGGGACCAGGACTCTGTCAGCTGGTTCAAGTCTCCATGGCTCTATGTGGAGTGCTACATGTACCGCAAAGTACAGGAGGCCCTCTGGCTCAA TCCTCCCATCAGTGACTTTGACGCGTTTAATGAGGGAAAGACTCAGAGCTTCTTTGAGTCTCAGCAGGCTGTGATGGCCTTGTGTACATACTTGGAAGGCCTCAACAAGAACATGGAGGAGCTCTCTGAGAATCAACTGTTTGAGCAGTTGCACAAACTACTACAG GTGTCTCTCTGGGGGAACAAGTGTGACCTGTCCATCTCTGCTGGCCAAGAGAACTCTCAGAAGACCAGTCCCATAGATTCTCTCGCCAGCCTGCGACCCCTCATCCTGGTAGATGACTCCAACATGGTGTGGTCAACTCTTATTTCTGCCCAGCGGCCAGGACAGTCGGGGAAAACCACCCCGGGAAGAGTGGACATTGTCCTAGACAACGCCGGCTTCGAGCTGGTCTCTGACCTGGTCCTAGCCGACTTCTTGGTCTCCTCAGGTCTGGCCCGCGAGGTCCATTTTCACGGCAAATCCATCCCCTGGTTCGTCTCTGATGTCACCGCCAGTGATTTCCAATGGACCATCCGGCAGACCAtggcagccaatcacaagtgGATGTCCAAGAGCGGCGTCCAGTGGCAGAGCTACGTGAAGGAGGGCGTGTGGTCCTATCATGACCATCCTTTCTGGACGCTACCCCATGAGTTCTCTGACATGGCGGCCGACGCTCCCGACCTGTACGCGACCCTGCAGGGGGCAGACCTGGTCCTGTTTAAAGGAGATCTCAACTACAGGAAGCTGACGGGGGACAGGGACTGGGAGCACACGGTGGGCTTTGACACGGCACTGCGGGGTTTTGGGCCCTCCCCGCTGTGCAGCCTGAGGACTCTAAAGGCCAACGTTCAGGTCGGTCTGCAGCCGGGCCAAGGAGAGAAGCTCAGCGCCCAAGATCCGGACTGGATGACCAGCGGCAAGTACGCTGTCATTCAGTTCTACAGCCCACACGCAGAACAATAA